A stretch of Brassica napus cultivar Da-Ae chromosome C6, Da-Ae, whole genome shotgun sequence DNA encodes these proteins:
- the LOC106426210 gene encoding protein DELETION OF SUV3 SUPPRESSOR 1(I): protein MAAEQKATTEEVKMDLFEDDDEFEEFEINEDWVEKEEVKEVGQQWEDDWDDDDVNDDFSLQLRKELESDKK from the exons ATGGCGGCAGAGCAGAAGGCGACGACTGAAGAAGTAAAGATGGATCTGTTCGAGGACGACGATGAGTTCGAGGAGTTTGAAATTAACGAAG ATTGGGTTGAGAAAGAGGAAGTGAAGGAAGTAGGCCAGCAGTGGGAAGATGActgggatgatgatgatgtcaaTGACGACTTCTCGCTTCAGCTGAGGAAGGAACTTGAGTCTGATAAGAAATGA